GGTACTATTTTATCTAGATATGGCGTTTCTTATCATCtgtatgctgacgacacacaaaTATATCTGCCTTTAAAGCGTGACAACAGGTTTGCCTTAAAGCCTATATTAGATTGCTTGGACGAATTAAAACTCTGGCTTGCTAGTAATTTCTTATGTCTTATTGAAAACAAGactgaaattattttgtttggcTCAAATGAGCATACAGTACCATTCATGACCTTGATTTTGATACTTTGTTACCATACAGTACTAATTGTGTTCGGAATCTAGGGGTTTTACTTGATAATAGCCTTAAATTTGACAAGCAGCTATGTGCTGTGGTAAAGTTTTGCTTTTACCATCTTCGTCTTTTAGCAAAGGTTAAGCCTTTCTTGTCTGTTAAGAATTTTGAAATTGTAACGTCACGACTAGATTATTGTAACTCCTTGTATATTGGTTCTCCCCAGATATGTGTCGCACGATTGCAGTTGGTTCAAAATGCTGCAGCCCGACTCCTTAAAGGGAAGCGTAAGTGTGAACATATTACACCGGTTTTGATTTCACTGCATTGGTTACCGGTCAAATATAGAATtgattttaaagttttgttatttgtttttaagtccTTACGGAATCAGGCTCCACGGTACTTAGCGGACTTACTACATCCATCCACACAGTCGAGATTACTCAGATCAAGTAACTCTGATTTACTCTATGTTCCTAGAACTAGACCTAAAAATAAACGTGATCGCGCTTTTGCGGTAATCGGTCCTAGgctatggaatagccttccgaTTTATATTAAATCCGCTCAGACATTGTCAGTTTTTAAATCTGCTTTGAAAACTTACCTTTTCTCTAAGGCGTTCAATATTCCTTAACTTAAATTTTacttctttattatttactaaattattatttaaatgccgTCGTATGTgtattgtctttttatttttgcttttgtaaAACACTTTGGTCAACACtggttgtttttaaatgtgctatataaataaatttgtattgtatttgtattgtataaggttaatttgtattgtttGAACGCTgcacttggtttttaagtgagaaaactaaagtTATAAGAAACGACCTACActtaataaattatgaaaacatctttaaaaaggtttaaaattgtaacactATCTTGTAATATCGAATCGTGATATTTATAGGATCGTAATAtcgaggtatcgtgataatatcgtaccGGCTGCTCCCTGCTGATTCCCATCACTGATACACAGAGGCTAAACAGGTCGGCTAGCACTTATACACATTATTCACACCGTTTAAGCGAATCTCACTGGGATGTTTATCTCAGAGTCAGAGTGAAATCAGAATAAATACGTTTTAATTGTTTCTCCAAACCGTTAAAAGCGAGTGTGTCACTTACCTGCGCGCGCTAGCCGCTAATCGAGCTAAATCTGCTAGCAGGACCAAATCTCATCAATGAGAAACCGGAAGCAGCACGAGCCCAAagtgtataatataatttatataatcgTATACATTAGCGTATACAAAAATCTTATATAAATCCAGCGAGAACAGGACGCGATTATATCAGAATTCCTACAAGTGCTCATTTAACGCCGCAGCAAAAAGCTGCATCCCAAATCACTCCGTGTTCCCTATGTACATGCACTACGTACGGTGAGAAATAACACCACGGACACTCTAACTAGGGCACTACGTGTCAAAGAGTTATACATTTTGGGATACAGCCTGCGAATTCTATTTTGCACTGCTAAAGAGAAGGACCAATCAGCAATCGCGGCTTGCCAAGCTCAGCCAATAAGCGTTGAGGACGCATGTCCGTCGTTAATCGTGTCCCGTAGAAACACGGATGCGCTGATAAATGCGTTCCGAGGCGCAGCAGAGAGTAGTGTGTGTATTACTTTGATACATATACGGAATATCTCGTTATTGTGGGTTTTTAATATCATAATTTCAAGATACTTCGTGATGTTATGTTACTTTAACTTAATATGTCATTTTGATTTATTGTCTCAATTTTgttaatacatatttatttttgtttatttgtaaagtcgttatttcaaaatatttacaaCTTGTCAAATGTGCATACCctttaatatttacatacaaATTTCATGTTAACAATAAGACGCTGCTCGAGCAGTTGTGTCTTAAACCAAGGAAGCACACTACACACAGGTCTTtccctcctttttttatttccctcttTACAGACTGAAAAAACCAcgatgttaaaaatgtttcctCAGGTGTCAGAGGTAAtcctcacactctcacacatacacacacacacacacacatacatacacacacacacacacacacatacacacacatacatacacacacacacacacacatacacacatacacacatacacacatacacacatacacacacacacacacacacacacacacaaccctgaCACTAATGCCATGATGTCCACCATCGCAGTAAAACCAATACTTGCTCGTGTACAAAATGGTGTGAGTTTCCCCGCCGTGACAGCATCTttaagatcacacacacacacacacacaacgaaaaaaaaaaccttagggGAAGAGAAAAAAGTGGTGCGCGCACCCCCCCGCCACCAAAACAACCCCGCCGatgtttaatcatgtttttaaaaacgaGCCTTAAGTCGATCACGTTAGTATTTTTCATAAAAGACAGGAAGTGaaattgagaaagagagagagagaggaagtgctagcttatgtgatttttttttttctgtagaaaaaaaagatcaaaaacaTAATCTCTaagaatcatcatcatcatcttcatcactaTATAGATGCCACGTTGCTCGTCTTCCACATCTCCATTTGGACCCTGTGCTACCAGAACCGGTCAATCAGTTGCAGCATTTGCCCGTAGAGCCCTGGGGGGCGGAGTCTTGAAGGTCCACACCCGTTCGGCCCCGCCCACTGGCACCTCCTCCTCCCCCTGCTTGAGGCTCGTTCTTAGGCAGCTTCTTTGCTGTAGAGGGGAAAAGCAACATGTCAGGAAACAAAGCGAGAGTCTTTTAACCAAatccaaaaatgtatacacacttcagaaaaataaaaacttgtatgAATATTTCAATTCTACatttattgctatacattaCATATAAGACTATTATGATCAcactattaataatatattaaaaatgtacatcaaactattttataatttttggagtgtgtatacatttatttgGCTGACtctatgtttaaaaatatttttggctCTGGATTGTTTAGTACAGGgtgacatatcctttttttcagcacaacttaggtaatatgatgaaataaatttttattgattttaaccaactatataaACATaacttagttaaaaaaaattctaaaacaatGGGTCgcataggcaaaaaaaaaatggaatactTTCATAAGTTTTATTGgagtttttggttgtttctgtgaccaaataataataataaaaagattttagttttacattttttgcgaTGTCCCTCCCATATTCCAGGAACGgtacaatttaaacattttaaaagtaattaaaactgTGTGTAAAACTGTGATTATGTgcagagcgtgtgtgtgtgtgtgtgagacccaCAGTATGGCATATCAGTCTACTTGGGCCCATTTATACCCTTGTGTGGGGAAACACTGAAGTACAGCCAGTAATAATGTAGTaaaaaaatttgtgtgtgtgtgtgtgtgtgtgtgtgtgtgtgttctgactcaCCGATGGCCATGAATATCTCATTGACATTCATGGCAGTTTTGGCCGAAGTCTCCATGAACAGCAGGCCGTTATCATCAGCGTACGTCTGTGCTTCCTGTTCCAGTACACACATCAGACCGTTAAAATGACACTTTcttaatcaaacacacacacaaacacacacacacacacacacacacacacacacacacacacacacacacctggaaaTCAACAGCTCTCTTGTTAGCGAGGTCAGCTTTGTTGCCAGAGAGGGCGATGACGATGTTGGGACTCGCCTGCTTCTGCAGCTCGTTCACCCAGTTCTTCGCTCGTGCAAACgtgtcctacacacacacacacacacatacacatacacacagtgtgaGAGGGTGAAGCAGTAAAAGAGACCGTGTGGAGTGAACAAGTGTGTGTCTTTTTACTGTGTTAGTGATGTCGTAGACGATGATGGCTGCCTGCGCTCCTCTGTAGTACATAGGTGCGAGGCTGTGGTAGCGCTCCTGCCCGGCTGTGTCCCAAATCTCAAACTTGACCGTCGTGTCGTCCAGGCACACCGTCTGCGTGAGGAACGCCGctagacacacaaaaaaggaAGAGTTAGGATTAGATTATTAACCGTCTGGTCTTAGTGATGAGGTGACGATCGTGAAGAGCGTGAGAACCTCCGATGGTGCTCTCCTGGTACTCGTGGAACTGGCCCTTGACGAAGCGCAGGACGAGACTGGACTTCCCTACGGCCGACTCGCCCAGCAGAACCAGCTTAAACTGGCAGATCTTGTTCCCCGCGGCCGGCCCGTTGGGTCGACCCGCCATGACGACGGCGTGCTGACGATGTGGCTCCGGGTCGGGACACTTAGAGACGGGGACGCAGCGTCCGGTCTGCAACGACAAGGAGACTTCTGTCTGAGACGCTCTGCAGTCACGTGACAGTGGAAAAACCGCCCGAGCGGTAAATCAGCCCAGCCCTGACCCTCTCACACACTGACGTCACCACACACCGAGCTGACCACCAAGTGACGTCACTTCCGCCATAAAACTCACCTATTAAACTAATTACAGCACACAGTATATCAATGCTAGCTTCCCTGACTCAAGCAAACCTTTATGGTTtcctttataaatatttacttcAGGTTTATAAATGCTGGCAAAGTTCAGACGGAGCGCTAGCGCACAGGCTAGAAGCTAGCACGGCTAACATTAGCTAACAAGCTTCCAAAACACAATTTAGGAAAAGACACAGCAGGACACAAACTTACCCAAGCGCTTGTTTTCACTTCACGAGGTGTTGAACGCGTTGTCTTTGTAAATATTTCCAGCGCAAAATGTCGCACTTTTCTTTCACTTGCTCCCTTGTCAAAacataacagtttttttttcccccggtGTTTTTCCCCACCCGTATTCGCACAAACCCCGCCTCCTACTTTACGATTGGACAGTTTCACAATTAAACTTAATGAGTAGACAGTGAGAACCAATCCGAGCGCAGAGGACGTGACTGTTCTGACCAATCACGCAAAAGGGGCTGGATTTCCCGAGTACAGGTAGGGAATGTAACTAGGGCCTTTTTCGGCCTATTTCTGGCGTTACAGCCGTACTTCCGGATCCGGGTAATGCGAGTACGCCATGAAACAGCCAATCAGCGCCAGCCAATGGAAATTCCAGCACGAGAACACGTATGCTGTTTCCCGGCAACGACCGcgattaataaaaacaaagcaagcAAATGTAATGTGTAGAAAACATTTCAAActttatttagtgtttaaaaGGCTTTTTCGACACACAAATtagatatatatttacattcctttaacaaaaattatattattatggaAATTGATCAAATCTGTCAAAATTATATCTTGACCAATCAAatacagcattttttattttatttctaatttatttaaacaaaataaatatctgCTTCTTAGCTAATGTTAAtagtaatttaataattatatgtcTGTCGTATAGCAAATATTCTCTGTAAtgtttatgttaaattaaatcaaatattatatttatacttatgcAACAGCATCGGTTTTAGTAGTTACTTAGAgagatttttttctgttatttgtaaaaaatttaattgaagcaTCAATTGGAAATAGATCATCACTTCCGGTTCCGTTCAACGTAATTAGCCTGTTTTTCCACAAGAGGGCGACAGATTCCAATTCTGataattttgttctttttattttattgttttaatataatatatttattctgtttatatatttatattttaattaaatattattgatttatattgtttatattagtattactatttattttacacttatttaaatgtatattattatataaatatacagttataatatttctttatttgcaaaatgtttatgatattttattttattacatgtattattatttttgatctGATCTGTaattagcttgttttttttttacaagttggcacaaaacattttcttgcttttattttattcaacctATTGCGATTTTAGGCTGTGTATTTATCAATTACCATTTTATATTTGAAAGACAATAATAAGGACACGGGGCGTGTCTTTTAGCCTAAGCACAGAGTCTGAGTGACTGATTGGACTCTCTGGACCGTCCCTCGGTTTCCATGACACACGGCTGGGTTTTAAGATTTTATGAAGTGTATCCCGAGCTGTTTGTGTCCACCTTCATTACTCTGCGCTCTTGCTCTCTGCTCTCTGCAAGTGGGCTAATATTTTTAGCGCCGTCCCATTTCCAGCACAGGCCTGACGTCGTCAATTCTATTCtggaggcagtgtgtgtgtgcagacaaaggtagaaggaaaaaaaacatcggcTAAATTTGCAAGCACAAGCAAACCTGGAGCAGCTCGTCTCAGGCAGTACAGCTTGGGAATACGGTGTGCTAGTTACCTGAAAAGACATCAGGTACACAGGAGTCGCTAGGCCAACACGAGCTCATTTCAGTTCGCTAACGCTACATCCTAAACGCTTACAGTTGCAAAAAGGAAATCGAGAGTAAAGAAAAGCATCGATCCTGACGATCTATTGTTAAAAAGCTGACATTACAAAGGTGAAGACGGATGTGATTCATATAGCGAGTGTGGTGTTTCCCCTCAGCGCCACGAAAGAAACGATGAAAACGGCACCAAATTTACTCTTCAATAGgaatagaaatgtaaaaaaaaatttttttagaaaatgtcaacttttttactttattaatcaCTGATATTAGCATGTGCGTGTGTTTAGCATTCAGCGTGCTAATTTAGTGAGGCAGGTTTTTAGCCAGCAAGttttggtattttattttaatatataaatgga
The DNA window shown above is from Clarias gariepinus isolate MV-2021 ecotype Netherlands chromosome 14, CGAR_prim_01v2, whole genome shotgun sequence and carries:
- the LOC128541202 gene encoding ras-related protein Rab-5C-like; the protein is MAGRPNGPAAGNKICQFKLVLLGESAVGKSSLVLRFVKGQFHEYQESTIGAAFLTQTVCLDDTTVKFEIWDTAGQERYHSLAPMYYRGAQAAIIVYDITNTDTFARAKNWVNELQKQASPNIVIALSGNKADLANKRAVDFQEAQTYADDNGLLFMETSAKTAMNVNEIFMAIAKKLPKNEPQAGGGGGASGRGRTGVDLQDSAPQGSTGKCCN